The genomic window CTGTTCGAGATGTTCACCAAGGTTGAGGCATGCCGGGCGCTGTCACGGGCCGTGATGATCTACAACCAGACCTCGACGACTCCGTCACTGGAGCACGCGATCGCGGCCAAGACGTTCTGCACTCAGGCATCGTTCGAAGTCGCGAGCGACGCACTCCAGGTATTCGGCGGCAATGGCCTCAGCAAGGAGTACGGAATCGAAAAAATCTTCCGCGACGCACGCGCCTCTTTGATTGAGGACGGCACCAACGATGTCCTGAGCCTCGCAGGTGCGCGCCACATTCTCAGTCGCGCCGGCGTGACGGGACCCGCGATGGCACGGTAGCGCCGCGTCGGGATCGCAGGGGAATCAACATGGCGCATCTTCAGGGACCGATCGATCGAGAGAAAGCGGGAATCGACATTGCCCGCGCCTGACAGGGAGGAATCAGCATGCCAAACAGAGAACGTGTGACAGTAGCCGGCGTCGGGATGACGCGCTTCGGCAAGTATTCGGATCGCGGCGTCCGCTCGCTGGCCGAAGAAGCGGTGGGCGATGCGCTCAAGGACGCCGGCGTCGCGCCGAAGGATGTCGAGGCGGTTTTCTTTTCCAATGCGATTGCCGGATTGATCACCGGCCAGGAAATGATCCGCGGACAAGTCGCGCTCCGGAACACCGGAATCCTTGGCGTCCCGCTGTTCAACGTCGAAAACGCGTGTGCGTCCGCTTCGTCCGCGTTCCACTTGGCGTGGATGGCGATTCAATCGGGACTCTACGACGTCACGCTCGCCGTCGGCGCGGAGAAGATGACCCATCCCGATAAAGGTCTCACCTTCAGGGCGATCGGCACCGCCGTGGATCTGGATCAACTTCGCGAACTCAAGGCTCGGATGAGCTCCGGCGACAAGAAACCGGAAATCGAGGGCGGAGGCGAGAAGAAATCGTTCTTCATGGACATCTACGCGGCCTCCACCCGCGAATACATGAAGATCAGCGGGGCGACCGCGAACACCTTTGCCGATATCGCGGTGAAGAGCCACGCCTTCGGCGCGCTGAATCCCAAGGCGCAGTTCCACGATCGGGTCACGCGCGAGCAGGTCCTGGCCGCGCGCGAGGTCTCGCCGCCGTTGACCGTAATGATGTGTTCGCCGATCGGAGACGGTGCAGCCGCGGCAGTGCTCATGTCGGAGAAGTATGCGCGCCGACTGGGTATCGCGACGCCGGTCGAGGTGCGCGCGTCAGTAATCTTTTCAGGGCGCGATCGCGCGGCTGACGAACCCACCGCGCTCGAGCGCGTGACCAAGCGCGCTTACGAAGTCGCCGGCGTGGGACCATCGGACATCAACGTGCTCGAGGTTCACGACGCCGCCGCGCCGGCGGAACTCATCTCATGTGAGGAACTCGGACTCTGCGCCCGCGGCGACGGTCCCAAATTCCTCGCGAGCGGGGCCATGGATCTCGGTGGAGCCCATGTCGTCAATCCCAGCGGCGGACTGCTCTCGAAGGGCCATCCGATTGGCGCCACTGGAATCGCGCAGATCGTGGAAATCGTCGATCAACTACGCGGGCGATGCGGCGCGCGGCAGGTGAACGGCGCGCGCATAGGACTCACCGAAAACGGTGGCGGCTTTCTCGGACGCGATGCCGCGGCAATGTCGGTTCACATTTTCTCGAGGTAGCAGAGGCACGATGGAGCACCAGGCGTCGGTAGGTTCACGGCGGTCGATCCTTCGAGCCCAAGCGACCCGTGGAGCAGGACTAGTTTTCCGGAATAGAGGATGATGACTGAGCAGACGATTGAAGGGTACGAGTCGGTCAGGACCTGGCGGCGCGATCTAAGCGATCAGTGGGGCGGCGACCCGATTGCCGAAGAGCCCGAGAAGCTGCAAGCGCTCGCGCGATTCTGCCAATTCGTGGGCGAGAATCCCGATGCGATCATCGGGCGATGCTTTCGGGTCCGGAAGTCAGACGGTGAGCGGGTAATCAGCACCAAATGGCGCGCCCATTACGCCAATAAGATTCGTGAGTTCCGCGAACACAACCCGGACCATGAGTCACAACGCCTTGGCGCCAATGTGCTGAGTTTTTTAATCCACAACGGCGTACTGATCCAGGTCTAGGAGCATCGGAAAGAGCGGCCCGCAAGCCAACCTGCTCGCTCGCCCTCAGTTCCTCAGCCAGGTGACGATTCTCTGGTGAATCCCGATCGGATCCGCCAGCTGAAATGCATGTCCCGCGCCCGCAATCATGTACAACTCGGCCTGCGGGATTCTGCTCTTGATCAGGTTGGCGTTCTCCGGCAGCACGAGCACGTCCTTGTCGCCGTGCACGATCAGCACCGGGCACTTGATCTGCGCCAGCCGATCGTACGCGTTGAACTGCAAGATGCCCGCCAGCGCGCGGTCCGCGGTCTGCGCCGGCGTAGGTGGCATCATCTTCGCGCCCGCGATCAGCATCGCTTTGATCTCGGGATGCTCGGCGGCGAATTCCACCGGCATGAGCGCCGGCAGCAGGATGTCGAAGCCCTTCTCCGGATCGGTCGCCATGATCTTGCTCGCCGTCATCAGCCTTTCCAGGATTTCCGGCGCCGCCATCTTCGTGGTTGGACCTCCCGCCATCGTGCATCCAAGCACGACCTTGGCGACCTGCTCGGGATGCCTGAGCGTGAGCTCCTGCGCGATCATCCCGCCCATCGACACTCCGAACACTTTTGCTTTTGCGATTCCGAGCGCCCGGAGCAGGTTGCTCGCGTCGTCGGCCATGCCCTCGACGGTGTAGATATCCTCGGGCTTGTCGCTGAGTCCGGTTCCGCGATTGTCAAAATAAATGCACTTGAAGCCGCTGAAGAACGGCAGCGACGGGATCCACGCGGCGCCCGACATCCCAAATCCCATGATCAGCAGCAACGGCTCGCCGTCGCCGTAAGTTTCGTAGCTGAGGTTGATGTTACCGGCTTTGATTATTGCCATCGCAAAAAATCTACTCCCAGTGGAAATATAAAAACGGATGCGGCTCTTTACCGAGCTGCATCCGCCGCGCGTAATTCTAAGTCTCTGTCAAGTGATCTTCAAGATGCTGTCGGGATACTGCTCATTCGGATCGACGCCTGGTTCCATCGTGTACACGACCGACTTATCGACCACCAGCTGTCCGTCGTCACCAACGTAAATCTTGAATCGATCCATCGGACGTGGCGCCGGCCCTTCGAAGTTGAGTCCGTTGATGTAATAGCCCGAGCCGTGGCACGGACATTTGAACTTCTGCTCGGTCTTCAACCATCGCGGCGTGCATCCCAGATGGGTGCATTTGGCGAAGATCGCGTAGAAACCCGCCTTGGTGCGAATGATCCAGGTGCGGAAATCCTGCTTGTACTTCTCGCTCACTTCGCCAACCACGTAATCGTCCGGAAGGCCGGCCTTGAATTTCGATGGCGGCAGAAAGAGCACGCGCGGAAACGCCGAGCGAATCGCCGCGAGCAGACCGATCAGCGAGAATGCGCCGAACCCCGCCCATCCGAGCACACCCAGGAAATCGCGCCGACACCACAAGCTGCCGAGCTCGGACTTTTCCTTGTCCCGCTTCGCCCGTTCTTTCGCCTGCTCGTCCTCGCGCCACTTCTTGAGTTCGGCGGGATCGGTCGGAGCTTTCTCTTTGAGTGCAACCGCCATCTAACTGACGCTACTTCCCCGCTTGGAACAAGCCTGTGATTAGCTCATCCACACCAGATTCGACGCATCCGATTGACAAAAAATTCTATTTCCAAAGGATATGCAACATTCAACGACGGAAACAACTGCCGAACGCTTCGCAAGATTGCGTCAATGACGATGGTTCATAGCGGGACGCGAAATTTCAGTGAAGCACCGGCTGACCGCTCGAGGGCGCCGCGGATGACGTCGAGGGCGCCACGAATGACGGTGCTTCCTGCTTAATCACCGTTGCATTCGTCGTGACTGGCCCCCTGGTTGGAGACCAATCCTGCGGTGTCGTGGATGCCGACGCCGACTCCGACTCCATCGTGTTGTCCGGAATAATCGGAACCGGCGGCGCTGGCGTGCCGTCATTGCCGTCCACCGGCCGGAAAATCGGCGCTACCGGACTGTCGGTGACCAGGTAATGCATCGGACGCGCCACGAGCCATTCGGCCGCGAAACCAACGGGATAGAGCAGGTCGGCGACAATCGCGAGCGGCTGCGAATCCTCGTCGTGATATTCCTTGGGATTCTGTAGATCGGTGTCGTTGTACTGCGCGTGCGAAATTGTGGGCAGCGCGATCCAAAGCGCGGCGCAGAAAATAATTGCGATTCGGCGCATGTCATCAACTTTGCGCGATTGGGCGGCGTCGTGTCAACCCGTCGCGATCACTCGCCGCCGCGCCCGGCTGCAAGGTGGTTTCCCGCGCAGGATCGTTCTTGCCTTGGCACCCCTGCCGGCGCAATTCTAAACACGATGACGCCATCAGTGATGCGCTCTCTCCGTGCATGCTTGCGAAATCCCGCAGCCGCGGCCGTCCTGTTTCAATTCGCCCTCGCAACCATTGCCCATGGCGCGCCGCCGCCCGGCGCGATCACCTTCGTAGGCACTGATTCCAACATCTACTACTGCGATGCCAAATGTTCGGAGCCGAAATGCATCACGTGCAAGGCAGCCGCGATTCATGTCCGGCGCTTCGACGCGATCGTGCCGGTCGCCGACTCTGCCCCCGACGCGGCCCCCGCCAGCACTACCGCCTACGGATTGCCGACGTTCTCGCCCGACGGCAAGCGCCTGGCATATTCGTCCCGGACTCACAAGCAAGCTGACAATTCGTTCGCGGTATGGGTTTACGATCTCGCGCGCAGCCAGCCCACCCAAATCTTTGAGAGCCGCGCC from Candidatus Binatus sp. includes these protein-coding regions:
- a CDS encoding alpha/beta hydrolase, with product MAIIKAGNINLSYETYGDGEPLLLIMGFGMSGAAWIPSLPFFSGFKCIYFDNRGTGLSDKPEDIYTVEGMADDASNLLRALGIAKAKVFGVSMGGMIAQELTLRHPEQVAKVVLGCTMAGGPTTKMAAPEILERLMTASKIMATDPEKGFDILLPALMPVEFAAEHPEIKAMLIAGAKMMPPTPAQTADRALAGILQFNAYDRLAQIKCPVLIVHGDKDVLVLPENANLIKSRIPQAELYMIAGAGHAFQLADPIGIHQRIVTWLRN
- a CDS encoding ubiquinol-cytochrome c reductase iron-sulfur subunit; its protein translation is MAVALKEKAPTDPAELKKWREDEQAKERAKRDKEKSELGSLWCRRDFLGVLGWAGFGAFSLIGLLAAIRSAFPRVLFLPPSKFKAGLPDDYVVGEVSEKYKQDFRTWIIRTKAGFYAIFAKCTHLGCTPRWLKTEQKFKCPCHGSGYYINGLNFEGPAPRPMDRFKIYVGDDGQLVVDKSVVYTMEPGVDPNEQYPDSILKIT
- a CDS encoding thiolase family protein; the encoded protein is MPNRERVTVAGVGMTRFGKYSDRGVRSLAEEAVGDALKDAGVAPKDVEAVFFSNAIAGLITGQEMIRGQVALRNTGILGVPLFNVENACASASSAFHLAWMAIQSGLYDVTLAVGAEKMTHPDKGLTFRAIGTAVDLDQLRELKARMSSGDKKPEIEGGGEKKSFFMDIYAASTREYMKISGATANTFADIAVKSHAFGALNPKAQFHDRVTREQVLAAREVSPPLTVMMCSPIGDGAAAAVLMSEKYARRLGIATPVEVRASVIFSGRDRAADEPTALERVTKRAYEVAGVGPSDINVLEVHDAAAPAELISCEELGLCARGDGPKFLASGAMDLGGAHVVNPSGGLLSKGHPIGATGIAQIVEIVDQLRGRCGARQVNGARIGLTENGGGFLGRDAAAMSVHIFSR